A single uncultured Acetobacterium sp. DNA region contains:
- the hydE gene encoding [FeFe] hydrogenase H-cluster radical SAM maturase HydE, which produces MNKIIAKLEQQQNLDRDEFKWLLENNTTELRTEISRRAQIIANENFGNGVYVRGLIEFSNYCKNDCYYCGIRCGNEKANRYRLTESEILDCCEMGYDLDFRTFVLQGGEDPDFTDDQMDELIGKIRSKYPDCAITLSLGERPTEVYKRFFAAGANRYLLRHETATEDHYKKLHPKELSLENRKACLENLKEIGFQVGTGFMVGSPHQTVDNLVEDLIFIKSLNPHMIGIGPFIPHQHTPYKDAMAGTLEETLLLISILRLMLPQALIPATTALGTIDPNGRELGILAGANVVMPNLSPVSVRKDYSLYDNKICTGDEAAECRVCLSKRMEGIGYEILTHRGDYPQK; this is translated from the coding sequence ATGAATAAAATAATTGCAAAGCTGGAACAACAACAAAATCTTGACCGGGATGAATTTAAATGGCTGCTGGAAAACAACACCACCGAATTGAGAACCGAGATATCACGTCGAGCGCAAATAATCGCCAATGAAAACTTTGGTAACGGGGTTTACGTCCGCGGACTGATTGAATTCAGCAACTATTGCAAAAATGATTGCTATTATTGTGGCATTCGCTGCGGCAATGAAAAAGCCAATCGCTATCGGCTGACCGAGTCAGAAATTCTGGACTGTTGTGAAATGGGTTATGACCTCGACTTTCGAACCTTTGTCCTTCAAGGGGGCGAGGATCCGGATTTTACGGATGATCAAATGGATGAGTTGATCGGTAAAATTAGAAGCAAGTATCCGGATTGTGCCATCACGCTGTCTTTGGGCGAGCGACCAACTGAAGTTTACAAACGGTTTTTTGCAGCCGGTGCCAACCGCTATTTACTCCGCCACGAGACTGCCACCGAGGATCATTATAAAAAACTCCATCCTAAAGAACTGAGTCTGGAAAACCGTAAAGCCTGTCTGGAAAATCTCAAAGAAATTGGTTTTCAGGTAGGCACCGGGTTTATGGTTGGTTCTCCCCATCAAACCGTGGACAATCTCGTTGAAGATCTTATCTTTATCAAGTCATTAAACCCACATATGATCGGCATCGGACCATTTATTCCCCACCAGCACACCCCTTATAAAGACGCTATGGCAGGTACCCTGGAAGAAACCCTGCTGCTCATCTCAATCTTGCGACTGATGTTGCCACAAGCATTGATTCCAGCCACCACCGCCTTGGGAACGATTGATCCCAATGGCCGAGAATTAGGGATTCTGGCTGGTGCCAATGTGGTGATGCCCAATCTGTCGCCGGTATCGGTGCGAAAAGATTACAGCCTTTATGATAACAAGATCTGTACCGGGGATGAAGCTGCCGAATGCCGGGTTTGTTTAAGTAAGCGAATGGAAGGCATCGGCTACGAAATTTTAACTCACCGGGGCGATTACCCCCAAAAATAA
- a CDS encoding PadR family transcriptional regulator yields the protein MDIQLKRGLLEICVLTVLNRGDSYGYQIIKDVSPYIEISESTLYPILKRLELNQCVVVNSVEHNGRLRKYYKITETGRNRIVDFLDNWKEVMTVYNFITEEMRCYTDE from the coding sequence ATGGACATACAATTAAAACGCGGTCTACTGGAAATCTGTGTGCTGACCGTTCTCAATCGTGGCGATTCCTATGGTTATCAGATTATTAAGGATGTCAGTCCTTATATCGAAATATCTGAATCTACGCTTTATCCGATCTTAAAAAGATTGGAATTAAACCAGTGTGTGGTTGTAAACTCAGTAGAGCACAACGGCAGACTTCGAAAATATTACAAAATAACCGAAACTGGTCGTAATCGCATTGTTGATTTTCTCGACAATTGGAAAGAAGTTATGACGGTTTATAATTTTATAACTGAAGAAATGAGGTGTTATACAGATGAATAA
- the cls gene encoding cardiolipin synthase: MFLGITAVLSILIFIVNISLTFTIIFLERKNPQSTYAWLLFLWMVPIIGFLFYILFSQNLTKRKIFRYNTPEHIQYLHLLRQQQRSLSRILSIDPDSPIEKYRHSIEFHLNVSESLYTNNNEITIYTDGYQKFDALFHAMEEAQSSIHVEYYIIKNDTLTLKLFDILTRKALEGVEVRLLFDAMGGRYIPDSVLGAFISAGGQIGEFFPSRFKMLNLRVNYRNHRKIVVIDGSVGFVGGFNIGNEYLGLDKKMGYWRDTHLKIIGYAAYELQLRFLLDWRASSNEELLIDDEKLNSFFPTIPQKPGAGIQIVSSGPDKISQQIKQGFLRMINNAEDYILIQSPYFVPDGSILEALKIALLSGIDVRIMIPNKPDHIFIYWATLAYVGELIEFGAKIYIYENGFLHAKTIVVDDSVCSVGTCNFDIRSFSLNFETNAFIYDRKVAIQLKDIFVEDIKKCTYYNKELYRRRSRRVKIKESISRLFSPLL; encoded by the coding sequence ATGTTTTTGGGTATTACGGCAGTCTTATCAATCCTTATATTCATCGTCAACATTTCTCTGACGTTCACCATTATCTTTCTGGAACGAAAGAACCCTCAAAGCACCTATGCCTGGTTATTATTTCTGTGGATGGTTCCGATCATCGGTTTCTTGTTCTATATTCTTTTTTCTCAGAATTTAACAAAACGTAAAATTTTCAGATATAATACGCCCGAGCATATCCAATATCTTCATCTGTTGAGACAACAGCAACGATCCCTTTCCCGGATTCTATCCATCGATCCTGACAGCCCCATCGAAAAATATCGACATTCCATCGAATTTCATTTGAATGTCAGCGAATCTCTTTATACCAATAATAATGAAATCACCATTTATACGGATGGCTATCAAAAATTTGATGCCCTTTTTCATGCCATGGAAGAAGCACAATCATCGATTCATGTGGAATACTATATTATTAAGAATGATACCCTGACCCTGAAACTTTTTGATATCCTTACCCGGAAAGCCCTGGAAGGGGTGGAAGTACGGCTGCTTTTTGACGCCATGGGGGGGCGTTATATTCCAGATTCAGTGCTTGGTGCCTTTATCTCAGCTGGTGGTCAAATCGGAGAGTTTTTCCCTTCCCGCTTTAAAATGTTAAACCTCCGGGTCAACTACCGGAATCACCGGAAGATTGTTGTGATTGATGGCTCGGTTGGCTTTGTCGGTGGGTTTAACATTGGCAACGAATACCTAGGTCTTGATAAAAAAATGGGTTATTGGCGTGATACCCATCTAAAAATAATCGGCTACGCTGCTTATGAACTCCAACTTCGGTTTCTGTTAGATTGGCGCGCCAGCTCCAATGAAGAACTGCTGATCGATGACGAGAAACTTAACAGTTTCTTCCCAACGATCCCACAAAAACCGGGTGCGGGCATTCAGATCGTTTCCAGCGGTCCAGACAAGATCAGTCAACAAATCAAACAGGGGTTTTTGCGGATGATCAATAATGCGGAAGACTATATTCTCATCCAGTCACCCTATTTTGTGCCCGACGGAAGTATTCTGGAAGCGTTGAAAATCGCCCTTTTATCTGGCATAGATGTTCGCATTATGATTCCTAACAAACCCGATCACATTTTCATCTATTGGGCCACCTTGGCTTATGTCGGTGAATTGATTGAATTCGGTGCAAAAATTTACATTTATGAAAATGGCTTTCTCCATGCTAAAACCATTGTGGTTGATGATTCGGTGTGTTCAGTTGGTACTTGTAATTTTGATATTCGTAGTTTTAGTTTAAATTTTGAAACCAACGCTTTTATCTATGACCGAAAAGTCGCCATCCAGCTTAAGGATATTTTTGTCGAGGACATCAAAAAATGCACGTATTATAATAAAGAGCTTTATCGCCGGCGCAGTCGCCGGGTTAAGATCAAAGAATCCATTTCGCGATTATTTTCGCCATTGCTTTAG
- the secA gene encoding preprotein translocase subunit SecA, which translates to MGILDQIFDSNRKELKRMQKKVDQILELDSRFAAMSDDALKGQTLLLKERLAQGETLDDLLVDAFATVRETGARVLGMKHFPVQLLGGMALHEGNIAEMKTGEGKTLVSTLPAYLNALDGRGVYIVTVNDYLARRDSEWMGQIHEFLGLKVGLVVHGLSFQEKQNAYACDITYGTNNEFGFDYLRDNMASAKIQQVQRELNFAIIDEVDSVLVDEARTPLIISGSGDKSTKLYALANSFAKGLKADDYIKDEKAKSVMLSDEGVIKAESYFNLTNLADMENMEISHHINQALHANTLMFKDRDYVVKDGEIIIVDEFTGRLMPGRRYSNGLHQAIEAKENVKVNRESKTLATVTFQNYFRMFNKLSGMTGTAKTEEDEFQTIYNLNVLTIPTNKPLIREDLNDLIYKSEQGKFLAVTEEVKRRHATGQPILIGTISIERSELLSGYLKRNGVKHNVLNAKFLEKEAEIVANAGQKDAVTISTNMAGRGTDIVLGEGVIELGGLHILGTERHESRRIDNQLRGRAGRQGDPGSSQFFVSLEDDLMRVFGSEKIQGLVETIGLDEDTPIENKMLTRGIENSQKRVEGRNFDIRKHVLQYDNVMNRQRELIYEQRQQVIDGKDMENEIWSMTETLVNAYVNMFTGDGQYYDDWDLDGLHKHLEANVLPKEMVCLPEKPDSREILVETILGECRKVLEDKKEKLGLEQLQNIERVILLRSVDAAWMEHIDNMEQLKQGIGLRAYGQNDPVKEYTKEGFDMFDDMIMRIQEDTVKYLFNLNIQVVPAEEEQVKAVDFSQMKTNENEIEGKPAGPASAQNKVGRNDLCPCGSGKKYKKCCGA; encoded by the coding sequence TTGGGAATTTTAGATCAGATATTTGATAGTAATAGAAAAGAATTAAAACGCATGCAAAAAAAGGTGGACCAGATTCTGGAACTCGACAGCCGTTTCGCGGCGATGAGTGATGATGCGTTAAAAGGTCAAACCCTTTTACTAAAAGAACGACTTGCTCAGGGCGAAACCCTTGATGATTTATTGGTAGATGCCTTTGCCACTGTTCGTGAAACGGGTGCCCGGGTATTGGGAATGAAACATTTCCCGGTTCAGTTACTGGGCGGTATGGCACTTCATGAAGGTAACATTGCCGAAATGAAAACTGGGGAAGGTAAAACATTGGTATCAACCCTGCCCGCTTATCTTAATGCGTTGGATGGTCGCGGTGTTTATATCGTCACCGTCAATGATTACCTGGCCAGACGTGACAGTGAGTGGATGGGCCAAATTCATGAATTTCTGGGTCTGAAAGTCGGGTTGGTTGTTCACGGCTTATCATTTCAGGAAAAACAGAATGCTTATGCTTGTGATATCACCTATGGAACCAATAACGAATTCGGTTTCGACTACCTGCGGGATAATATGGCATCTGCCAAAATTCAACAGGTTCAGCGGGAACTGAACTTTGCCATTATCGATGAAGTCGATAGCGTTTTGGTGGATGAAGCCAGAACACCATTGATTATTTCCGGCAGCGGTGATAAGAGTACCAAACTCTACGCGTTGGCGAATAGTTTTGCAAAGGGCCTTAAGGCTGATGATTATATCAAAGATGAAAAAGCTAAATCCGTCATGTTATCCGATGAAGGGGTTATCAAAGCCGAAAGTTATTTTAACCTTACCAACCTGGCGGATATGGAAAACATGGAAATTTCGCATCACATCAACCAGGCGCTTCATGCCAATACCCTGATGTTTAAAGATCGGGACTACGTGGTTAAGGATGGCGAAATCATCATTGTTGATGAGTTTACCGGACGTTTAATGCCCGGACGTCGCTATTCCAATGGCCTTCACCAGGCCATTGAAGCCAAGGAAAATGTCAAAGTAAATCGTGAATCTAAAACTTTGGCAACGGTAACCTTCCAGAACTATTTTAGAATGTTCAATAAATTATCCGGGATGACCGGGACCGCCAAAACCGAAGAAGATGAATTCCAGACCATTTACAATCTCAACGTATTAACCATTCCCACTAATAAACCACTGATCCGAGAAGATTTGAACGATTTAATTTATAAAAGCGAACAAGGCAAGTTTCTGGCCGTCACCGAAGAGGTCAAACGTCGCCACGCAACTGGACAGCCAATTTTGATTGGGACTATTTCCATTGAAAGATCAGAACTCCTCAGCGGTTATTTAAAACGTAATGGCGTTAAACACAATGTCTTAAATGCAAAATTCCTGGAAAAAGAAGCAGAAATTGTCGCCAATGCGGGACAAAAAGACGCGGTAACCATTTCAACCAATATGGCTGGTCGTGGTACCGATATTGTTCTCGGCGAAGGGGTCATTGAGCTTGGTGGGCTTCATATTCTCGGTACTGAACGTCATGAAAGTCGTCGAATTGACAACCAGCTCCGTGGTCGGGCCGGTCGTCAGGGCGATCCGGGTTCATCTCAGTTTTTTGTCTCTCTGGAAGATGATCTGATGCGGGTATTTGGTTCTGAAAAAATCCAGGGTCTGGTCGAAACCATCGGACTGGATGAAGACACTCCGATTGAAAATAAAATGCTGACCAGAGGGATTGAAAATTCTCAGAAACGGGTGGAAGGCCGAAACTTCGATATCCGGAAACACGTGCTCCAATACGATAATGTTATGAACCGTCAGCGGGAACTGATTTACGAACAACGTCAACAGGTTATCGACGGTAAGGACATGGAAAATGAAATCTGGAGTATGACTGAAACCCTGGTCAATGCTTATGTCAACATGTTTACCGGTGATGGCCAATATTATGACGATTGGGATCTGGACGGCTTACACAAGCATCTGGAAGCCAATGTACTGCCAAAGGAAATGGTATGCCTGCCTGAAAAACCGGACAGTCGTGAAATTTTAGTTGAAACCATTTTAGGCGAATGCCGAAAAGTGCTGGAAGACAAAAAAGAAAAACTGGGGCTGGAACAGTTACAGAATATTGAACGGGTGATTTTGCTTAGAAGTGTTGATGCGGCCTGGATGGAACACATCGATAACATGGAACAGCTCAAACAAGGGATTGGTCTTCGGGCCTACGGACAGAATGATCCGGTTAAAGAGTATACCAAAGAAGGTTTTGACATGTTTGACGACATGATTATGCGAATTCAGGAAGATACCGTTAAATATCTTTTCAACCTGAATATTCAGGTGGTTCCGGCTGAAGAGGAACAGGTAAAAGCTGTTGATTTCAGTCAGATGAAAACCAACGAAAATGAAATTGAGGGAAAACCTGCCGGTCCGGCCAGTGCCCAGAATAAGGTCGGCCGCAACGATCTTTGTCCCTGTGGCAGCGGAAAAAAATACAAGAAATGCTGTGGCGCATAA
- the hydG gene encoding [FeFe] hydrogenase H-cluster radical SAM maturase HydG, with protein sequence MYNVMSKKAVEFIDDQEILDTLAYAEENKRNKVLINDIIERAREFKGLTHREAAVLLACELEEQNDSLVKLAMDIKNKFYGNRIVMFAPLYLSNYCVNGCVYCPYHFKNKNISRKKLTQEEIAKEVIALQDMGHKRLALEAGEDPKNNPLEYILESIKTIYSIKHKNGDIRRVNVNIAATTVDDYRQLKEAGIGTYILFQETYHKENYEELHPTGPKHDYSWHTEAMDRAMDGGIDDVGIGVLFGLNMYRYDFVGMLMHAEHLEAAKGVGPHTISVPRICPADDIDTGDFSNAISDEIFEKIVAVLRIAVPYTGMIISTRESKASRERVLKLGISQISGGSSTSVGGYDTPEPEDENSAQFELNDTRKLDEIVNWLLEMGHIPSFCTACYREGRTGDRFMQLVKSGQIANCCQPNAIMTLKEYLEDYAAPETKLNGEKTIARELASIPNDKVRGIATAHLTELNSGKRDFRF encoded by the coding sequence ATGTATAATGTAATGTCAAAAAAAGCTGTTGAATTTATTGATGACCAGGAAATTCTGGACACCCTGGCCTATGCGGAAGAAAATAAACGGAATAAAGTCTTAATCAACGATATCATTGAACGAGCTAGAGAATTTAAAGGGTTGACGCATCGGGAAGCAGCAGTTCTGCTGGCCTGTGAGTTGGAAGAACAGAATGACAGTTTGGTGAAACTGGCCATGGATATTAAAAATAAATTTTATGGTAATCGCATTGTCATGTTTGCTCCGCTTTACCTCTCAAATTATTGTGTCAATGGCTGTGTCTACTGTCCTTACCATTTTAAAAACAAAAATATCAGCCGTAAAAAACTGACCCAGGAAGAAATTGCCAAAGAAGTCATTGCCCTGCAGGACATGGGCCATAAGCGTCTGGCGCTGGAAGCCGGCGAAGATCCCAAAAATAATCCGCTGGAATATATTTTAGAGAGCATTAAAACCATTTACAGCATTAAACATAAAAACGGCGATATCCGTCGGGTTAATGTGAACATCGCCGCTACTACAGTGGATGATTACCGACAGTTAAAAGAAGCCGGAATCGGAACCTATATCTTGTTCCAGGAAACATATCATAAAGAAAATTATGAAGAACTTCATCCTACCGGGCCCAAGCATGACTATTCCTGGCATACTGAAGCCATGGATCGGGCCATGGATGGTGGTATCGATGATGTCGGGATTGGGGTTCTCTTTGGTCTGAACATGTATCGTTATGATTTTGTGGGGATGCTCATGCATGCAGAGCATCTGGAAGCCGCTAAGGGTGTTGGCCCTCACACCATCAGTGTACCTCGGATCTGTCCGGCTGATGATATTGACACCGGTGATTTTTCAAATGCTATTTCCGATGAAATCTTTGAAAAAATTGTCGCCGTACTGCGAATTGCGGTGCCTTACACCGGTATGATCATTTCCACCCGGGAGTCCAAGGCTTCCCGAGAACGGGTCTTAAAACTGGGGATTTCGCAGATTAGTGGCGGTTCCAGCACCAGTGTCGGAGGTTATGATACCCCCGAACCGGAAGATGAAAACTCAGCCCAATTTGAACTCAATGATACCCGAAAACTGGATGAAATTGTCAACTGGCTGTTGGAAATGGGACATATCCCCAGCTTCTGTACCGCCTGTTATCGGGAAGGCCGCACCGGTGACCGCTTTATGCAACTGGTTAAATCCGGCCAGATTGCCAACTGCTGTCAACCCAACGCCATCATGACCCTCAAAGAATATCTGGAGGACTATGCTGCTCCGGAGACCAAATTAAATGGCGAAAAAACCATTGCCCGGGAACTGGCTTCGATCCCTAACGATAAGGTAAGAGGCATTGCAACAGCGCATTTAACCGAGCTGAATTCCGGCAAACGGGATTTTAGATTCTAA
- a CDS encoding DUF5317 domain-containing protein, protein MLILIAIILGFLIGKIRRGSLRGFKVRKISLLPVGILGLVLQIALHLYIYTGGIALIEPYLEIVNFASYILILVMLVFNLDDFWVILMAVGITSNFVVIFINGGHMPVAQSVIDILPTAFGEQITQGTSALYALIQPNTLLWFLGINLPIPVPYVPMIMSLYGSVAGVTVGTIVTLIGLIGFIQYVMNKKASIMTEERNDRGEDEGIFGDDEDNGIDGVSIQNSYQEGYDEPEDIEDYYRDMAATGGIRGDRDENATMVLPEAGFNTDETVEIKDSYETRLLPAALEGVDSEIGTETEEIIISNNSAQETRVIEEIDDGSTKVISNIQEVGTYIKGEKEMEAADMEEILNSDDAGFFTKKYYEEKLAVEKERLILQMREMELNKVAKSLSDPNGEPHPVPESDLRIVESFKLTDLDQPFLLRSEKSTFDSGLKSKDDDDEEYSEDEMLTVWQRLNLEDEKRKAERRKQLMRETSREAETLMSASPRDDVGIPLKEIEEVTESVVGRVYKSSDEDKEKMLANMNDDERKNFQETVDERKRAGYELVELKLDGKDVAFWRKKK, encoded by the coding sequence ATGTTAATACTAATTGCGATTATTTTAGGTTTTTTAATTGGGAAAATACGTAGAGGAAGTCTACGCGGCTTTAAAGTCAGAAAAATTTCCTTGTTACCTGTAGGAATTTTAGGGTTGGTGTTACAAATTGCCTTGCATCTTTACATTTACACCGGCGGTATTGCACTGATTGAACCCTATCTGGAGATAGTCAATTTTGCAAGTTACATCCTGATCTTAGTGATGCTGGTATTCAATCTAGACGATTTCTGGGTTATTTTAATGGCCGTTGGAATTACTTCCAATTTTGTGGTGATTTTTATTAATGGGGGACACATGCCAGTTGCCCAGAGTGTTATCGATATTCTGCCCACCGCTTTTGGTGAGCAGATTACTCAAGGAACAAGTGCACTGTACGCATTGATTCAACCGAATACCCTGTTATGGTTTCTGGGCATTAATCTGCCGATTCCGGTCCCATACGTTCCCATGATCATGAGTCTTTACGGATCGGTTGCCGGTGTGACAGTGGGCACCATCGTTACGCTAATTGGTTTAATTGGGTTTATCCAATATGTGATGAACAAAAAAGCCTCAATTATGACTGAGGAACGAAATGATCGTGGTGAAGATGAGGGTATTTTTGGTGATGATGAAGATAATGGCATCGACGGTGTATCGATTCAGAATAGCTATCAGGAAGGCTATGATGAGCCGGAAGATATTGAAGATTACTATCGGGATATGGCAGCTACCGGCGGTATTCGTGGCGATCGGGACGAAAATGCTACCATGGTTCTCCCCGAAGCAGGATTTAATACGGATGAAACAGTTGAGATAAAAGATAGCTATGAAACCAGACTCCTCCCTGCCGCCCTGGAAGGGGTGGATTCAGAAATTGGAACCGAAACTGAAGAGATTATTATCAGTAACAACAGTGCTCAGGAAACCCGGGTGATCGAAGAAATCGATGACGGCAGCACCAAAGTTATCAGCAATATCCAGGAAGTGGGAACCTATATCAAGGGCGAAAAAGAAATGGAAGCTGCTGATATGGAAGAGATCCTCAACAGTGATGATGCGGGATTTTTTACCAAGAAATATTATGAAGAAAAACTGGCCGTTGAAAAAGAACGGCTAATTCTTCAAATGCGGGAAATGGAACTGAACAAGGTTGCCAAGTCGCTCAGCGATCCCAACGGCGAACCCCACCCAGTCCCCGAATCGGATTTAAGAATTGTCGAAAGCTTTAAGTTAACCGATCTCGATCAGCCGTTTCTATTGCGTAGTGAAAAAAGTACTTTTGACAGTGGTCTAAAAAGCAAAGACGACGATGATGAAGAATATTCAGAAGATGAAATGCTAACGGTCTGGCAACGACTTAATCTGGAAGACGAAAAACGAAAAGCCGAGCGACGCAAGCAACTGATGCGTGAAACCAGTCGTGAAGCTGAAACACTAATGAGTGCTTCACCCCGGGATGATGTGGGGATTCCCTTAAAGGAAATTGAAGAAGTCACTGAGTCTGTGGTCGGGCGTGTTTACAAAAGTTCCGACGAAGACAAGGAAAAGATGCTGGCAAATATGAATGATGATGAGCGGAAAAATTTTCAGGAAACTGTCGATGAAAGAAAACGAGCTGGCTATGAACTGGTTGAATTAAAACTCGATGGTAAAGATGTGGCCTTCTGGCGCAAGAAAAAATAA
- a CDS encoding DUF1700 domain-containing protein, with the protein MNKTEFLLSLEQKLVALPQNEIEVTQGFYSEMIDDRMEDGMSEENAVAAIGDIDTIVQNTLLEMPLPTLMKAKIQPKAGLKIWEIVLIVLGFPLWFPLLAAFFVIILSVYVSVWAVIISLYASVAAFVLSGVAGILSLLFAQSFPAGLLMFGLSLICIGIGVLAFFGVTKLSKWLIGLTGRFLRWVKSLFIKKELV; encoded by the coding sequence ATGAATAAAACAGAATTTTTATTAAGTCTGGAACAAAAACTTGTTGCCCTGCCCCAAAATGAAATTGAAGTCACCCAGGGGTTTTATTCGGAGATGATTGATGACCGGATGGAAGATGGCATGAGTGAAGAAAATGCGGTGGCTGCCATCGGTGATATTGATACCATCGTCCAGAATACCCTCCTGGAAATGCCCCTGCCAACCCTGATGAAAGCAAAAATCCAGCCCAAAGCCGGATTGAAGATTTGGGAAATTGTCCTGATTGTGCTTGGCTTCCCACTCTGGTTTCCACTACTCGCAGCGTTTTTTGTGATCATTCTCTCTGTTTATGTGTCAGTTTGGGCTGTTATTATTTCACTTTATGCATCGGTTGCAGCATTTGTGCTCAGTGGCGTGGCTGGCATTCTCAGTCTCTTATTTGCCCAAAGCTTTCCCGCTGGACTGCTGATGTTTGGTTTATCGCTAATCTGCATCGGAATTGGTGTGCTGGCTTTTTTCGGTGTCACTAAGCTGTCAAAATGGCTAATTGGCCTGACCGGAAGATTTCTCCGGTGGGTTAAATCATTGTTTATCAAGAAGGAGCTCGTATAA
- a CDS encoding DUF4097 family beta strand repeat-containing protein, whose product MESNKKIIMLVAGGLIIIGLVIALLAFILVGFNWNSFNTSLPDEQKSYSYDLASVSSLTISELDADVIIVGTDDDKIKITCYENKKDAYTIDLQANGNLNVNRSIYKHWYEYIGFNISNQKRTLTVAVPRKFTGQIEASTMSGNLDLSGFESLDAVGASTASGQITLKNVIVANQIKASSMSGNFDLANLHAGKDVDLNTSSGEIQFNTGKIDGNLSISSLSGNIDLADTTINGDGAFENSSGKVNFNRLAANNVSISTLSGDVQGSILGDPANYKITADSLSGRIDIPNSGNGKIAVDISTSSGNIAIEFAAAN is encoded by the coding sequence ATGGAATCAAATAAAAAAATAATAATGCTGGTCGCTGGTGGTTTAATTATAATTGGTCTCGTGATTGCTTTGCTGGCTTTTATTCTGGTCGGTTTCAATTGGAATTCCTTTAACACCAGTCTGCCTGATGAGCAAAAGAGCTACAGTTATGATCTGGCCAGTGTTTCCAGCTTGACGATCAGCGAATTAGATGCGGATGTCATCATTGTCGGAACTGATGATGACAAAATAAAAATAACCTGTTATGAAAATAAAAAGGATGCTTACACCATCGACCTACAGGCCAATGGGAATCTAAATGTCAACCGCTCTATTTACAAACATTGGTATGAATACATTGGTTTTAATATCAGCAATCAAAAAAGAACCCTGACTGTCGCTGTTCCCCGGAAATTCACTGGACAGATCGAAGCTTCCACGATGAGCGGCAATCTTGACCTGAGCGGCTTTGAATCTTTGGATGCCGTTGGCGCCAGTACTGCAAGCGGACAGATCACCTTGAAAAATGTGATTGTTGCCAATCAAATTAAGGCTTCTTCCATGAGTGGCAACTTTGATCTTGCCAATCTTCATGCCGGTAAAGACGTAGATCTGAATACATCCAGCGGCGAAATCCAGTTCAATACCGGCAAAATTGATGGTAACCTGTCAATCTCTTCACTCAGCGGCAATATCGATTTAGCTGATACCACTATCAACGGCGATGGCGCCTTTGAAAACAGCAGTGGCAAGGTGAACTTCAATCGACTTGCCGCCAATAATGTTTCCATTTCCACTCTCAGTGGCGATGTCCAGGGCAGCATCCTCGGCGATCCCGCCAATTACAAAATCACGGCCGACAGTCTCAGTGGTCGAATTGATATCCCCAACTCCGGCAATGGAAAAATTGCTGTTGATATCTCAACCAGTAGCGGTAATATTGCTATCGAATTTGCCGCGGCTAATTGA
- the raiA gene encoding ribosome-associated translation inhibitor RaiA — MRFTIYGKNMHVSEGLKETLKKKLGKFDRYFGQETEVYATFSKEKNYQMLEVTIPVGKTILRAEERSEDMVTSIEDVVNKLEGQLRKHKTKLQKRNQDEATKFNLDGIEASAEDEIFQPKVVRTKKFAVKPMNVDEATLQMELLGHDFFVFLNGDTDDVNVVYMRKDGNYGLIEPTF; from the coding sequence ATGAGATTCACAATTTACGGAAAAAATATGCATGTATCAGAAGGTTTAAAAGAAACATTAAAAAAGAAGTTAGGGAAATTTGATCGCTACTTTGGTCAGGAAACAGAAGTTTATGCAACATTCAGCAAAGAAAAAAATTATCAAATGCTGGAAGTAACTATTCCTGTTGGAAAGACCATTTTAAGAGCAGAAGAAAGATCTGAGGATATGGTGACATCCATCGAAGATGTTGTTAATAAACTTGAAGGTCAGCTCAGAAAACATAAAACGAAATTACAAAAACGCAATCAGGATGAAGCTACTAAATTTAATTTGGATGGGATTGAAGCCAGCGCAGAAGATGAGATCTTCCAACCTAAGGTTGTCCGAACCAAAAAATTTGCAGTCAAACCCATGAATGTGGATGAAGCAACATTACAAATGGAATTACTTGGTCATGATTTCTTCGTTTTTCTCAACGGAGATACCGATGATGTCAATGTTGTTTACATGAGAAAAGATGGAAACTATGGTTTAATTGAACCAACTTTCTAA